The following nucleotide sequence is from Dyella sp. BiH032.
AATCCCCTGGCGCGGCTTAAAAAAACAAAGTAGCCCCTGCGCTCCGGATGAAACAGCAGGGGCGAGTGCTGCATTAGAAGTCGTACGTCATACCGAAGCGGACGTACCGCGGCGTGGTGAAGCCGCGCGGACGGCGATAGCTCGCGCCCAGGTTGTACTCGTACACGTAGGTCTCGTTCTGCGAGTCGAAGATGTTGAACACGTCAGCCGTGAAGGCGAGCTTGTGATCGGCGAACGCCGGACGGTACTGAACGTTGAGCGACACCGTCTTCTGCCACGGCAGGCGACCGGCCGAGCCCGAGGGCGACGGCTTGCCATTGCACCAGTGGTAGTACGGACCATCGTACGCGGGCGACTCGGCATTGGGGCCGTAGAAGTCCAAGCAATCGTACGGCGCACCCGAAGCCAGCGAGACGACACCGCCGACCATCCACTCAGGCGTGACCTGGTAGCTGCCATAGGCCTTCAGCTGGTGCTTGCGGTCGTTATGCAGCAGGCCGCCGGAGTACACCATGAGCGACGGGTAATCCCAGTCGGTCGTAGCAGCGATGTCGCCCTGACCGATGTTGGACTTCACCTGACCTTCGGAGTTGCCGTAGGAGCGCGAGTAGACGTAGTCGATGCGACCCTGCCACTTGCCGTCGAACGGATGATCCAGGTACAGGTTCAACGCGTAGTAGTCGCGCTTGGGCTTCGGATATTCGAAGTCCTTGGAGCTGATCTGCAGCTGGCCGTAGCCGCCCTTGCCGTCCGGCAGCTGGAACACCGCACCGCGACCCGGGTTGAAGAAGTAGCAACCGCGCAGGTTGGTGGTATCGATGCCCTGCTCGGCCGCCTTCGCTTCGAAGAGGTCGGTGTTGCAGGTGTCATCGATGATGTTGCGCAGGACGCGATAGGTCGCCTTGGCACCGTAGTTCCACGAGTCGTTGAGCCTCTTGTCGAAGCCCAGGATGAACTCGTCCTGGTACTGCGCCTTCAGGTTCTTCGCCGTCACGGTGGCCGGATCGGGGGACTGACCGTACTCGTTGTTCTCCGAGTAAGGAGCGCCCGGGCCCTTGGCCGTATTGATCGGGGTCAGGCCGGTCGGATAGCCGGTGGCCGGATCGATGCCCGTGTAGGTGTAGAACACGCGGGTGTAATACGAGCCGGAAGCACCACGCAGCGCCACGCTGGTCGGCATGGCGAGGTAATAGCGACCCGCGTTGCCGTAGACCTTGAAGCTGGAATCGCCATTCACGTCCCAGCTGAAGCCGAGGCGAGGCGCCCACTGCGGCTTGGTCTGGCGAATGTAGGGCTCGCCATCGCTGTTGTAGTTGGTGAACTGGTCGTTGCGCAGACCCATCTTGACCATCCAGCGGTCGTTGATCTGCCAGGTGTCTTCGATGTACTGCGCGCGCTGTTCCACGCGGACCGAAGCTGCGGTACGGAAGAAGTACTGAGCAACGTAGTAGCCCGTCGCACCGCCGGGGTAGCTGCCGGGGGCATCGACCACGGGATTGCCGGCGGCGTCCTGAGCAATCGGCGAATTGGGGTTCGCGCGATGGTTGTATTCCCAGGCATAGCCGGCATTGGTCGGGATGTAATCGCCGTCGTTCAGGTCCTGCGTGCGCTGGTTGTCGATACCGGCGGTGATCGTGTGATCGCCGAGGACGTAGGTGACGTCGAAACGGTAGTTCGCACCCTTGGTCTGATGCGACGGGTCGGTGGTGGTCAACACGGTCTGCGTATTGCCGATACCGGTACTGCTGCCGCCGTTCAGTGCCGGGTTCTGCTGATCGGGACTGAGGACGTTGATGAGACCGGCATTGAAGTCACTGCCCAGGGCCGTATACAGGTCGGTCTTCTGCTTGCCGTACTGAGCACTGATGGTCAAGCTGTCAGTGATGTAGCCGGTGTACTTGGCGATCCACATGTTCGCCGAAGTCTTGCTGGGCGTGTCCTGATTCAGGTAGTCGCCGCGCTGGTTGGTGTCGTTGTCGTAAGCGTAGACGTTGCCGTTGTAATTGTGCTTCGTCGACGCGCTGGTCAGCTCGAGGATGTGGCTGTCGGTGATGTTCCAGTCCAGCTTGGCGTACCAGCTCGGGTCGCTGAAGTGGCGACGCAGTTCGGTGCCCGACGCGACCGAGTTGACAGCCTTATCGTCGGTCTTGTTGCCTTCCACCGACGCGAACATGAACAGCTTGTCCTTGATCAGCGGACCGCCGACATAGGCACTGGCGATGGTGTTCGTGCCCTTGTTGTCATTGCGGTACTGGTAGAGCTTACCGTTGCGCAGGCGGATGTTTTCCGGGTCGGCGCGCAGGGCCTCGGGCGTCCACAGAATCTGTCCGCCGAAGTGCCACTCGTTGGTGCCGCGCTTGCCCACCATGTTGATCACGCCGCCGTCAGAACGGCCGAACGCGGCGCTGTAACCGCCGGTCAGCGTTTCCTGCTGCTCGATCGAGCCGTACGGCAGATCGATGCCGCCCATGCCGCTCAACGGATCGGTCACGTTCATGCCGTTGATGTAGTAGGCGTTCTCGACGACCGACGCACCACCGAACGACACGAGCTGCTGGCCGCCCGGGCCAGTGAAGAAGCCGCTACCCTGCACAGCGCCCGGCGCCAGCAGCGCGATGGCTTCCGCCGAGCGCGCCAGCGGCAGCTTGGCCAGCTGCTGCGAGGTGATCACGGTGCGCGAGTCGACGCCAGTAACGTCGATCGCCGGCAGCGCGTTCGCCGTCACGGTCACGGCCGACAGCGAGGAAGCGTTCGTCTTGCTCGCAAACGAGACTTCGGTGTTGCCGCTCACCTTGATGGCCACGTCGGAGCGAGTGTCCACGGTGGCGCCCCCCTTCTGCAGGGCCACGGTGTACGTACCAATCGGGAGATTGTTCACCTGGTACTTGCCGGAAGCATCGACCGGCACGGTACGGGTCAGGCCCGAGTTGCTGGTGACGGTGACCGTATCGCCAGGCTCGGCCTGGCCGTAGATGCCGCCGACGGTCGACTGAGCGAAGGCCGTGCCGGCCATGCCCATCGCGAGGGCAGCCGCCAACGCGGTATGGCGCAGCAGATAACCGCGATTCAACGATCGAAAACTCATTTGGATCTCCCCGAAAACGCCCGCCTGGGTGGTGGGCAAAATTGAGCAAAACCGCCCGGTCCCCTGGGCGATAGGCCAAAAGGTCGCAAAGCTGCGTCTGTAGGAAACTCCCCCTGCAGACTGCCCCTCTGCATCCCCTGTTACGACGACGATTTCTTGCGGGCCTCCCGTGGCTGTAAGCAAGCTGTCGCCTGACTGTCGTATCAGGAACCTCCCGAAAATAACGTCGGGCGTTACACCAAGTCAACAATTACTTAATGAATGGCGCCGCTGCGCCATCCTGCGGTGCCCGCCTGCCGATTAGATCCTGCGTTTCCCCGATGTGCGCAGGCGTACGGTCGCGGGTAATGGCTTGGCCCGAATCGTAATTTATTGCGTCACGAGGGCACGGCTTTACCGCGGCTCAGCGCCGGGCCAGGTGCCATTAAAGCCTTCTGCATTATCCAGTTAATGCACAGGCTTTATTGAATTAAATCCGGCCATAAAAAAACCCGGCCGAAGCCGGGCTTTTCTTCCAATACCGCCAGATCTGCTCACGGACGCCGCGCCAGCTCCGGGTTCTCCTTGGTCTGCGGCATCAGGTCCTTCTTGGAGACGCCGAGCCACAGCAGGATCGGGCTGGCCACGAAGATGGACGAGAGCGTACCGACCAGGATGCCGATCAGCATGGTGATGGCGAAGCCCTGCACCACCGAGCCGCCGATGAAATACAGCGCCGCCATGGTGATGGCAGTGAACAGCGAAGTGATGATGGTTCGCGACAGCGTGCTGTTGATCGAACGGTTGAGGACTTCCACCGGCTCGGCCTTGCGGGCCAGGCGGAACAGCTCGCGGATACGGTCGAACACCACCACCTTGTCGTTGATCGAGTAGCCGATCACCGCTAGTACCGAGGCCAGTACGGTGAGGTCGAACTCGCGCCCGGTGATCGCCAGCACGCCCAGGGTGACCAGCACGTCGTGCACTTCGGTCGCCAGGGCGGCGACGGCGAAGCGGCGCTCGAAGCGGACCCACAGGTACAGGCCGATGCCGAGAATCACGAACACCGCGGCCACGGTACCGTCGCTGCGCAGCTCGTCGCCGACCTGCGAACTCACTGAAGAGCGGCTCTTGAGCAATGCGTCCGGACGCGCCGCCTGCAGGGCCTTGCTGACCACGGCGGAGACCTGGTCCAGGTTCACCCTGCCCTGCGCGTCCTTCATCGCCGCGGTCGGCTGCATGCGGATCGAGACCTCCTTGGTGCCGCCCAGGCTCTGCACGACGGCGTGTTCCATGCCCGCCTTGGCCAGCGCCTCGCGGACGTCGGACACGGCCACCGGCTGCTGGTAGCTCACCTCGGCGGAAATACCGCCGGTGAAGTCCAGGCCGTAGTTCAGCCCGCGCGTGGCGATCAAGGCGATCGAAACGAGCATGAGCAGCACGGCGATGCCGATGCTGACCTTGCGCATCCCCAGGAAGTTGACGTTGGCGTTGTGGTTGAAGATTTCCATGAGTTCCAGTTCCTCTTCAGACCGACAGCGTCTTGAGCTTGCGACCGCCGTGGATCAGCGCGGTGATCGCGTGGGTCACGGTGACCGAGGTGAACATCGAGGTCAGGATGCCGATCAGCAGCGTCACGCCGAAGCCGCGGATCGGGCCGGAGCCCATCGTGGTCAGCGCCAGCGCGGCGATCAGGTGGGTGACGTTGGCGTCCAGGATGGTCGCCCAGGCCTTCTCGTAGCCGGCGCGGATCGACGCCAGCGGCGTGGAGCCGTTGCGCAGTTCCTCGCGCACGCGTTCGCAGATCAGCACGTTCGCGTCGATCGCCATGCCGAGGGTCAGCACGATACCGGCGATGCCGGGCATGGTCAGCGTGACGCCGACCATCGACATGACCGCCAGCAGGATCACCAGGTTGAAGAACAGCGCGACGTCAGCCACCAGTCCGAACAGCTTGTAGTAGATGGCCGCGGCCAGCAGCACCAGGCCCAGGCCGATCAGCACGGCCTTCATGCCCTTCTCGATGTTGTCCTGGCCCAGGCTCGGACCGATCACGCGCTCCTCGACGATATCGATCGGCGCGGCCAGCGAACCGCCCTTCAGCAGCAGCGCCAGCTCGGAAGCCTCCTTCGCACTACGCAGACCGGTGGTCTGGAAGTTCTTGCCGAACACGCCGTTGATGGTGGCGTAGTTGATCACTTCCTCGGTGATCTTCGGCGTGCGCACTTCCTTTCCGTCCACCACCTTGGTCTCGACCACGCGCTCGACGTACACCACGCCCATCGGCTTGCCGACGTTGCTGGTGGTGAAGTCGAGCATCTTCTTGGCGCCCGCGGCGTTGAGCGTCACCGACACCATCGGCGAACCGCTCTGCTGGTCGGCGCCGGAAGCGGCATCGACCAGCTGGTCGCCGGTAACGATGATCTTCTTGCTCAGCAGGATCGGGCGTCCATCGCGGTCCTTATACAGGCGCGCATCCGGCGGCACGCTGCCGGTGCGCGCGGCATCCGCGGCCTGTTGCGGCGTGCCGTAGCCGGCGCGGTATTCCAGCGTGGCGGTGGCGCCGATCAGCTTCTTGGCTTCGGCGGTGTCCTGCACGCCGGCCAGCTCGACGATGATGCGGCTATCGCCCTGCTGCTGGATGATCGGCTCGGACACGCCCAGCGCGTTGATGCGGTTGCGCAGCGTGCCCAGGTTCTGGCGCACGGCGTTGAGGGAGATCTCGCGCAGCTTGTCGGGACGCAGCACCGCGTTGAGCACGAAACGGTCGCCGGTCACCTGGCCGTCCTGCGTGGACAGGTCCGGATACTCGGCGGCGATGGCATTGGCGGCCGCGGTGCGGTCTTCCGCCGAGCGCAGGATCACGGCCACGCCCTGGCCGCGCACGGCGTTGCGGCTGACCGAGTCGTAGCGGATGTTCTTCTCGCGCAGCAGGCTGCGGATGTCGTCCGCGTAGCGCGTCTCCTGCTTGTCGACCACGTCGTTCTGGTCCACTTCCATCAGGAAGTGCACACCGCCCTGCAGGTCCAGGCCCAGCGGCATCGAGCGCGCGCCGATCATGGACAGCCAGTGCGGCACCGTCGACCTGAGGTTGAACGCCACCGTGTAGTCGTCGCCCAGCGCGGCCTTGATGGCGTCGCCCGCGCTCTTCTGCACGTCGGCGTTGCCGAAGCTCACCAGCAGGTGGTCGTTCTTCAGCTCGACGCTCTGGTAGGCGATGTTCTGCTGCTTGAGCGCACCCAGCGCCTTCTGCTCGAGCGCCTGGTCGACCACCCCGTTGCGGTTGGCCGTGACCTGTACCGCCGGCTGCGGCAGGAACACGTTCGGCAACGCGTAAACGATGCCCAGCGCCAATACGATGGCAACCAGGAAATATCTCCAGCGTGGAAAATCACTCATGCCTTGCATCCGTCAAAAGCCGCGGCAGAGGCCGCGGCGGTAGCATCGTTTCGCATCGCGACGCGGGCGTCCGCCCGGCCGGCTCCCCCAGCGAAGGTCAGGACGACTTCAGCGAACCCTTGGGCAGCACCTGGGCCACGGCACCCTTCTGCACCTTGACCTTCACATTGGCTGCGATCTCGAGGGTGATGAAGGACTCGCCCACTTCCTCCACGCGGCCGGCCATGCCGCCGTTGGTCACCACCTCGTCGCCCTTGGACAGGGCCGAGACCATGGCGCGATGTTCCTTCTGCCGCTTCATCTGCGGGCGGATCATCAGGAAGTACATCACGCCGAACAGCAGGATCAGCGGCAGGAAGGTGACCAGCGGGTTCCCCTGGGGAGCACCGGCGGCCGGAGCGGCCTGAGCGATCACGAAAGTGGTCGGAAGATTCATCAGCTTGTCTCGTAAGTAGCGGCGCCGGCTGAAATTTCCGCCAGAAGCCTGAAAAAGATCGTGGATTATGCCACGCCCCCCGCTTCCCACGCAGCGGCCGGACGGCCCCCGGCGCGGGAGCGCATGGTTATGGAGGGTGCCGGGGGCGCTTGCAAGCACCCTGCCCCGCCTCCGTGCCCCAACTGCGATGCGCGCCACGCCGGCGCCGGCATCACAGACCCTGTTCCGCCGGCTTCGTTCGCCGCCGGCTCAACCTTCGGGGCGCGCGCGCCTGGCGTAGAAAGCGGCGACGAAGTCGTCCAGCCCCCCGGCTGCGATGGCCTCCCGCAGTCCCGCCATCAGCCGCTGGTAATGCCGCAGGTTGTGCATCGTGGCCAGCTGGCTGGCCAGGATCTCGTTGCAGCGGTCAAGGTGGCGCAGGTAGGCGCGACTGAAGCCGCTGGCGCAGGCGTAGCAGTCGCAGCCTTCCTCGATCACCCGCGTGTCCATCGCGTACTTGGCGTTGCGGATGCGCAGCGTGCCTTCGGCGGTGAACAGGAATCCGTTGCGCGCGTTGCGGGTCGGCATGACGCAGTCGAACATGTCGATGCCGCGGCGCACGGCCTCAACGATATCTTCCGGCCGCCCCACGCCCATCAGGTAGCGCGGCTTGTCCGCCGGCAGCAGCGGCACGGTGAAATCCAGGGTGTGGTTGCGCTCAACCTCCGGCTCGCCCACCGCCAACCCGCCCACCGCATAGCCGTCGAAGCCGATGCCGACCAGGCCTTCGGCCGAGCGGCGCCGCAGGTTCTCGTACACACTGCCCTGCACGATGCCGAATAGCGAGTTGGGGTTCCGCAGATCGTCGAAGGCCTGCCGCGAACGCTCGGCCCAGCGCAGGCTCAGCTCCATCGAGGTCGCCGCCACCTTTTCAGTGGCCGGGTACGGCGTGCATTCGTCGAAGATCATCACCACGTCGGAATCCAGCGTCTTCTGGATCCGCATTGACTCCTCGGGCGAAAGGAACACCTTGGAGCCGTCCACCGGCGAGGCGAAGGTCACGCCCTCTTCGGTGATCTTCCGTTTGTGCGCCAGCGAGAACACCTGGAAGCCGCCCGAGTCGGTGAGGATCGGCTTGTCCCAGCCGATGAAGCGGTGCAGGCCGCCGAACTGCTCGACGATCTCCAGGCCTGGGCGCAGGTAAAGGTGAAACGTATTGCCGAGGATCATTTCCGCGCCGATCTCGAGCAGATCGCGCGGCGTCATGGCCTTCACCGAGCCATAGGTGCCCACGGGCATGAACGCCGGGGTTTCCACGGTGCCGCGGGCAAAGGTGAGGCGGCCACGCCGGGCCGCGCCGTCGGTGGCGGAGATATCGAAACGAAGGGAAGTCATGGGCGGGATTATCGCCGGTTTGCCCGTTTGCCGCTCGCGGACGCCGCCACGGGTGGCCGCCGGCGGGCCCGGCACCCTGCCGCGGTCACGTCCGCGGCAGGATCATCATGGCGTCGCCGTAGGAGAAGAAGCGGTACCGCTGCGCCACCGCATGACGGTAGGCCTCGAGCACGAAATCGCGCCCCGCCAGGGCGGATACCAGCATCAGCAGGGTCGATTGCGGCAGGTGGAAGTTGGTGATCAGGCCGTCGATGCTGCTGAAGCGATAGCCGGGAAAGATGAAGATCTGCGTGTCGCCGGCGAACGGCTGCAGCTCGCCGTCGCGACAGGCGCTTTCCAGCGCGCGTACCACCGTGGTGCCTACCGCGATCACCCGCCCGCCGCGCGCACGCGTCCGGCGCACCTGCTGCACCAGCCCCGCGCCGACGTTGAGCCACTCGCGGTGCATCTGATGGTCCTTGATGTCGTCCGCGCGCACCGGCTGGAAGGTGCCGGCGCCGACATGCAAAGTGACGTAGCCGAACTCCACGCCCAGCTCGCGCAGCGCATCCAGCATGGCTTTGTCGAAATGCAGCCCGGCAGTGGGCGCTGCCACCGCGCCGGGCTCGCGCGCGAATACGGTCTGGTAGCGCTCCAGGTCGCTGTCGTCGGCATGGCGTTCGATGTACGGCGGCAGCGGCATCTCGCCGAGCCGGCGCAGCAGACGTTCCAGCGGCTCGGGCGATTCGAAGCGCAGGCGGAAGAACTGCCCGTCGCGCCCCAGCACCACGGCGTGACTGCCGTCGGCCAGCTCGATGCGCCCGCCCTCCTTCGGCTTCTTGCTCACGCCCAGCTGCGCGATGGCTTCGTGCGCGCCGGTCACGCGCTCCAGCAGGATTTCCACCGCACCGCCGCTTTCCTTGCGCCCGTACAGGCGCGCCGGCAGCACGCGCGTGTCGTTGAAGACCAGCAGATCGCCGGCGCGCAGCAGTCCCGGCAGGTCGCGGAACATGCGGTCCTGCAGGGTCTGCCGCTCCACGTCCAGCAGCAGCAGGCGGCTGGCCGAGCGCTCGGGCAGCGGCGCCTGGGCAATCAGTTCGGGCGGAAGCTGGAAATCGAAATCGGACTTCTTCAACGGCGGACTCGGCTGGCGGCCATGGGCGGCGGAAAACGGCGCATTATCCCGCAGCCCGACCGCGCGG
It contains:
- a CDS encoding TonB-dependent receptor; this encodes MSFRSLNRGYLLRHTALAAALAMGMAGTAFAQSTVGGIYGQAEPGDTVTVTSNSGLTRTVPVDASGKYQVNNLPIGTYTVALQKGGATVDTRSDVAIKVSGNTEVSFASKTNASSLSAVTVTANALPAIDVTGVDSRTVITSQQLAKLPLARSAEAIALLAPGAVQGSGFFTGPGGQQLVSFGGASVVENAYYINGMNVTDPLSGMGGIDLPYGSIEQQETLTGGYSAAFGRSDGGVINMVGKRGTNEWHFGGQILWTPEALRADPENIRLRNGKLYQYRNDNKGTNTIASAYVGGPLIKDKLFMFASVEGNKTDDKAVNSVASGTELRRHFSDPSWYAKLDWNITDSHILELTSASTKHNYNGNVYAYDNDTNQRGDYLNQDTPSKTSANMWIAKYTGYITDSLTISAQYGKQKTDLYTALGSDFNAGLINVLSPDQQNPALNGGSSTGIGNTQTVLTTTDPSHQTKGANYRFDVTYVLGDHTITAGIDNQRTQDLNDGDYIPTNAGYAWEYNHRANPNSPIAQDAAGNPVVDAPGSYPGGATGYYVAQYFFRTAASVRVEQRAQYIEDTWQINDRWMVKMGLRNDQFTNYNSDGEPYIRQTKPQWAPRLGFSWDVNGDSSFKVYGNAGRYYLAMPTSVALRGASGSYYTRVFYTYTGIDPATGYPTGLTPINTAKGPGAPYSENNEYGQSPDPATVTAKNLKAQYQDEFILGFDKRLNDSWNYGAKATYRVLRNIIDDTCNTDLFEAKAAEQGIDTTNLRGCYFFNPGRGAVFQLPDGKGGYGQLQISSKDFEYPKPKRDYYALNLYLDHPFDGKWQGRIDYVYSRSYGNSEGQVKSNIGQGDIAATTDWDYPSLMVYSGGLLHNDRKHQLKAYGSYQVTPEWMVGGVVSLASGAPYDCLDFYGPNAESPAYDGPYYHWCNGKPSPSGSAGRLPWQKTVSLNVQYRPAFADHKLAFTADVFNIFDSQNETYVYEYNLGASYRRPRGFTTPRYVRFGMTYDF
- the secF gene encoding protein translocase subunit SecF, with the translated sequence MEIFNHNANVNFLGMRKVSIGIAVLLMLVSIALIATRGLNYGLDFTGGISAEVSYQQPVAVSDVREALAKAGMEHAVVQSLGGTKEVSIRMQPTAAMKDAQGRVNLDQVSAVVSKALQAARPDALLKSRSSVSSQVGDELRSDGTVAAVFVILGIGLYLWVRFERRFAVAALATEVHDVLVTLGVLAITGREFDLTVLASVLAVIGYSINDKVVVFDRIRELFRLARKAEPVEVLNRSINSTLSRTIITSLFTAITMAALYFIGGSVVQGFAITMLIGILVGTLSSIFVASPILLWLGVSKKDLMPQTKENPELARRP
- the secD gene encoding protein translocase subunit SecD; translation: MSDFPRWRYFLVAIVLALGIVYALPNVFLPQPAVQVTANRNGVVDQALEQKALGALKQQNIAYQSVELKNDHLLVSFGNADVQKSAGDAIKAALGDDYTVAFNLRSTVPHWLSMIGARSMPLGLDLQGGVHFLMEVDQNDVVDKQETRYADDIRSLLREKNIRYDSVSRNAVRGQGVAVILRSAEDRTAAANAIAAEYPDLSTQDGQVTGDRFVLNAVLRPDKLREISLNAVRQNLGTLRNRINALGVSEPIIQQQGDSRIIVELAGVQDTAEAKKLIGATATLEYRAGYGTPQQAADAARTGSVPPDARLYKDRDGRPILLSKKIIVTGDQLVDAASGADQQSGSPMVSVTLNAAGAKKMLDFTTSNVGKPMGVVYVERVVETKVVDGKEVRTPKITEEVINYATINGVFGKNFQTTGLRSAKEASELALLLKGGSLAAPIDIVEERVIGPSLGQDNIEKGMKAVLIGLGLVLLAAAIYYKLFGLVADVALFFNLVILLAVMSMVGVTLTMPGIAGIVLTLGMAIDANVLICERVREELRNGSTPLASIRAGYEKAWATILDANVTHLIAALALTTMGSGPIRGFGVTLLIGILTSMFTSVTVTHAITALIHGGRKLKTLSV
- the yajC gene encoding preprotein translocase subunit YajC → MNLPTTFVIAQAAPAAGAPQGNPLVTFLPLILLFGVMYFLMIRPQMKRQKEHRAMVSALSKGDEVVTNGGMAGRVEEVGESFITLEIAANVKVKVQKGAVAQVLPKGSLKSS
- the tgt gene encoding tRNA guanosine(34) transglycosylase Tgt codes for the protein MTSLRFDISATDGAARRGRLTFARGTVETPAFMPVGTYGSVKAMTPRDLLEIGAEMILGNTFHLYLRPGLEIVEQFGGLHRFIGWDKPILTDSGGFQVFSLAHKRKITEEGVTFASPVDGSKVFLSPEESMRIQKTLDSDVVMIFDECTPYPATEKVAATSMELSLRWAERSRQAFDDLRNPNSLFGIVQGSVYENLRRRSAEGLVGIGFDGYAVGGLAVGEPEVERNHTLDFTVPLLPADKPRYLMGVGRPEDIVEAVRRGIDMFDCVMPTRNARNGFLFTAEGTLRIRNAKYAMDTRVIEEGCDCYACASGFSRAYLRHLDRCNEILASQLATMHNLRHYQRLMAGLREAIAAGGLDDFVAAFYARRARPEG
- the queA gene encoding tRNA preQ1(34) S-adenosylmethionine ribosyltransferase-isomerase QueA, giving the protein MKKSDFDFQLPPELIAQAPLPERSASRLLLLDVERQTLQDRMFRDLPGLLRAGDLLVFNDTRVLPARLYGRKESGGAVEILLERVTGAHEAIAQLGVSKKPKEGGRIELADGSHAVVLGRDGQFFRLRFESPEPLERLLRRLGEMPLPPYIERHADDSDLERYQTVFAREPGAVAAPTAGLHFDKAMLDALRELGVEFGYVTLHVGAGTFQPVRADDIKDHQMHREWLNVGAGLVQQVRRTRARGGRVIAVGTTVVRALESACRDGELQPFAGDTQIFIFPGYRFSSIDGLITNFHLPQSTLLMLVSALAGRDFVLEAYRHAVAQRYRFFSYGDAMMILPRT